A stretch of DNA from Bacillota bacterium:
GGGCGCCCGCCGGCTCTCCAGAGGCTGACCCGGCGGGCGCTTTTGCACGTTCTCTCCCCCTATTGACGCTTTTGGCACCCAGGCTGACAATGAAACAAACGGCCAGCCGCAGGGCCGCGTTAAGCGAGGTGCAGCCGGTGCCGACGATTCGGGTCGCGGTCGCAGGGGCCGCCGGCAGGGTGGGCCGGGAAGTGGTGGCGGCAGTTGCCCAGGAGCCTGACCTGCAGCTGGTGGGGGCGCTTGGCCGCCGGTCGGCCGGCCGCGACGCGGGAGAGGCCGCGGGCATCGGGAAGCTCGGCGTGGCCATCGATCGGGACGTTCGGCGCCTGCTGGAGCGCACGCCCGTGGACGTCTTGGTGGACTTCACGGAGGCCCAGGCGGCCCTCGAGCACGCGTTCGGGTGCGTGGATGCCGGCGTGCACGTGGTGATCGGGACCACGGGGATCAGCCGTTCGGAACTGGAGGACCTCGAGACTCGCTGCCGCCAGCGGGGGGTGGGCGCCGTCGTCTCCCCGAACTTCGCGGTCGGGGCGCTTTTGATGATGCGCCTCGCCCAGCTCGTGGCGCCGTACATGCCCCGCTGCGAGATCGTTGAACTCCACCACGAAGCCAAGCTGGACGCCCCGTCGGGCACGGCGCTGCGCACGGCCGCCTTGATCGCGCAAG
This window harbors:
- the dapB gene encoding 4-hydroxy-tetrahydrodipicolinate reductase, producing MPTIRVAVAGAAGRVGREVVAAVAQEPDLQLVGALGRRSAGRDAGEAAGIGKLGVAIDRDVRRLLERTPVDVLVDFTEAQAALEHAFGCVDAGVHVVIGTTGISRSELEDLETRCRQRGVGAVVSPNFAVGALLMMRLAQLVAPYMPRCEIVELHHEAKLDAPSGTALRTAALIAQARGQAATDQPAVPIHSVRLPGLVAHQEIIFGLEGQTLTIRHDSTSRRSFVPGVLLAVRRVTQLRGVHSLEELLFSEPPSLRH